The Nicotiana tabacum cultivar K326 chromosome 1, ASM71507v2, whole genome shotgun sequence genome segment AATACGTGTTATCGAACAGTTGAGGGGTGTCTGGATCCATGGGGATGACTACTCCAGGAAGTGCATCTTGTGGGCACATTTCTTGGAGTTTCTTAGCATAGGTTACATCAATTGTTGGATCAACCTTGTGTGTGCTGTTAAAGTTGTATAACCTGCTTGAGAACTGGTTGCAATGTGAAAATCCTAGTGTATGTGctcctgcaaaaaaaaaaagaaaagaaaagtgccTAACTGTGATAGAAGGGTAAAACATGAAGTATGTATCGCAGTACCTTTTTTTTTGTTGGTAAAGTAATTACCACGGTATCCTAACTGAAACGCAATTCTATTTGCAAAGGCCCTTACTGGTAAAGGTCATATTTTTCTAATCACTTGCAAAGAGCAAGGTAAAGTGATCAAATTTATCTCCCTAAAAAGATGGATAATTTATAGTATCTTATATCAACGAAAGTAAAATATTGTAAAtagatgaagaagaaaagaaaagaaattggtaTTGGTAATATACCTGAGAGGGCAATCAAATGTCTGATAGATAGTCCACGAGAGGCAAACATAGGAAGGAGTTTCTGTAAGCCGGAGTTAGAGTGAGGTAGATTGTTTTGCACACTAGTTTGTGAAGACATTCTGCCGTCCCTCCTTCCTAATTCAACAGCATAGTGCGGTCCTCCTGCCTACACATCCAATACTTAATTATTACAAATTCTAAGTCCTCATCACCAAAGCAAGTGGCGATAACTATAACTATTATTATAACAACAACATTCAGAAGTCatataatttttaataaaagaaTAGTAAAACAAGTACGGCTAGTTACATTCATTTCCAAGTACTTCAGAAAGAGAGTGAATGCCACATCTAAAGATGCTTAGAACATTGCTGTCTCATATCACGCACAAGGTTGAACTATTATTTAAATTAGAGAGGTGTTTGTCCTATAGTCGTAGAACGGGGTTCGGTTATCATATATTTTGGAGCTAACCTCATGGaaataattatcttgaaataATTTACTCAGCAAATTAAGCaatcaaatcacaaaaataccaaatacacaaagttcaaaagaagaagagagaagcaAGTTACAAAGGGTATTTTGGTTTTACCAATGCAATGACATCTCTAGCGGCCATGGCCAAGATATCAGCACAAGAGACTTTGTTCTTACAAGCAGGGACATTATCAACTGCAGCTTTGGCTTTAATAACAGTGTCAAATCCATCTCCAGCAAGGGACAGATTGTCTGGATGATCCTTTTCTGCTGTGTTATTTCCTGCCGACCTCAGTATGATGGAAGCATCACAGCCCTAACATTAATTGTTATGACACCATTAAGCCAAAATACATTGAATAGTGACCGAAAAATTAGTTTGACTGAGAAAACATCGAGTTCTTGAAAGTTAAATTGAATGACATGAAACGTCTCAAAGTAGAAAGTTTTATATAAATCTGAACTACGGATCGGAGTGTCCTTTAACTTACTAGTTTTTTATACAAATTCTAGGACGTCATATAATTATGATTACGATAATCGATAAGTaacaacaaagaaatcataaTCAAGAGATGATTATGTCCAGCAACGGATCAACAAGTATCCATCGCCTAAACCTTTTACTTATCCCTCTATATGCACATGAATAtatgaatttatttttgaaaacctACCAACGGAACATGA includes the following:
- the LOC107790131 gene encoding peroxidase 16-like, with amino-acid sequence MYGINREVEIMHCSQYLHLVLLVSVILTSSCVNAQLQRDFYRNLCPNVESIVRSAVEDKFKQTIVTAAATLRLFFHDCFIQGCDASIILRSAGNNTAEKDHPDNLSLAGDGFDTVIKAKAAVDNVPACKNKVSCADILAMAARDVIALAGGPHYAVELGRRDGRMSSQTSVQNNLPHSNSGLQKLLPMFASRGLSIRHLIALSGAHTLGFSHCNQFSSRLYNFNSTHKVDPTIDVTYAKKLQEMCPQDALPGVVIPMDPDTPQLFDNTYYKNLQRGKGLFTSDQTLVTKRGSRRIVNIFASNKTAFERVFIAAITKLGRFGVKTGNLGEIRKDCAVVN